The Antennarius striatus isolate MH-2024 chromosome 11, ASM4005453v1, whole genome shotgun sequence genome window below encodes:
- the LOC137603350 gene encoding reticulon-1-A-like isoform X7 — MWIRVFLTIKVDFRPVRPLCACASAISPAVPPCLPPPSGPGCAESHRSFKMDSRRVVDLVYWRDVKTSGVVFGASLLLLLSLMACSIVSVCSYIGLALLSVTICFRIYKGILQAIQKSDEGHPFKQYLDQDVALSQDLVHKYSDVVLSKLNKTISELRRLFLVEDLVDSIKFALLMWILTYVGALFNGLTVLILGLIGAFSCPIIYEKHQAQIDHYLALVDNQIKDIVGKIQAKVPGMKRKTE, encoded by the exons ATGTGGATTCGGGTGTTTTTAACCATTAAGGTTGACTTTAGGCCCGTTAGGCCGCTCTGCGCATGCGCATCAGCGATCTCCCCCGCTGTTCCTCCATGTCTGCCCCCTCCCTCCGGGCCGGGCTGCGCTGAGTCTCACCGGAGCTTCAAGATGGACTCCAGACGGG TGGTGGATCTGGTCTACTGGCGTGATGTGAAGACGTCGGGCGTGGTGTTCGGCgcctcgctgctgctgctcctgtcgCTTATGGCGTGCAGCATCGTGAGCGTCTGCTCCTACATCGGCCTGGCGCTGCTGTCTGTCACCATCTGCTTCAGGATATACAAGGGGATCCTGCAGGCCATCCAGAAGTCCGACGAGGGACACCCCTTCAA gCAGTACCTGGACCAGGATGTGGCTCTGTCCCAGGATCTGGTCCACAAGTACAGCGACGTGGTTCTGTCCAAACTCAACAAGACCATCAGTGAACTGAGGCGCCTGTTCCTGGTGGAGGACCTGGTGGACTCCATCAAG TTCGCTTTGCTGATGTGGATCCTGACCTACGTCGGTGCTTTGTTCAACGGGCTGACGGTTCTGATTCTGG GTCTGATCGGAGCGTTCAGCTGCCCAATCATCTACGAGAAGCACCAG GCCCAGATCGACCACTACCTGGCTCTGGTCGACAACCAGATCAAGGACATCGTTGGGAA GATCCAGGCGAAGGTTCCCGGCATGAAACGCAAAACGGAgtga
- the LOC137603350 gene encoding reticulon-1-A-like isoform X10 produces MVTGRRRCSEPRSWKLFRHFVVDLVYWRDVKTSGVVFGASLLLLLSLMACSIVSVCSYIGLALLSVTICFRIYKGILQAIQKSDEGHPFKQYLDQDVALSQDLVHKYSDVVLSKLNKTISELRRLFLVEDLVDSIKFALLMWILTYVGALFNGLTVLILGLIGAFSCPIIYEKHQAQIDHYLALVDNQIKDIVGKIQAKVPGMKRKTE; encoded by the exons ATGGTGACCGGGAGGAGACGGTGTTCCGAACCCCGGAGCTGGAAGCTGTTCCGCCATTTTG TGGTGGATCTGGTCTACTGGCGTGATGTGAAGACGTCGGGCGTGGTGTTCGGCgcctcgctgctgctgctcctgtcgCTTATGGCGTGCAGCATCGTGAGCGTCTGCTCCTACATCGGCCTGGCGCTGCTGTCTGTCACCATCTGCTTCAGGATATACAAGGGGATCCTGCAGGCCATCCAGAAGTCCGACGAGGGACACCCCTTCAA gCAGTACCTGGACCAGGATGTGGCTCTGTCCCAGGATCTGGTCCACAAGTACAGCGACGTGGTTCTGTCCAAACTCAACAAGACCATCAGTGAACTGAGGCGCCTGTTCCTGGTGGAGGACCTGGTGGACTCCATCAAG TTCGCTTTGCTGATGTGGATCCTGACCTACGTCGGTGCTTTGTTCAACGGGCTGACGGTTCTGATTCTGG GTCTGATCGGAGCGTTCAGCTGCCCAATCATCTACGAGAAGCACCAG GCCCAGATCGACCACTACCTGGCTCTGGTCGACAACCAGATCAAGGACATCGTTGGGAA GATCCAGGCGAAGGTTCCCGGCATGAAACGCAAAACGGAgtga
- the LOC137603350 gene encoding reticulon-1-A-like isoform X11, producing the protein MQFPTVVDLVYWRDVKTSGVVFGASLLLLLSLMACSIVSVCSYIGLALLSVTICFRIYKGILQAIQKSDEGHPFKQYLDQDVALSQDLVHKYSDVVLSKLNKTISELRRLFLVEDLVDSIKFALLMWILTYVGALFNGLTVLILGLIGAFSCPIIYEKHQAQIDHYLALVDNQIKDIVGKIQAKVPGMKRKTE; encoded by the exons ATGCAGTTCCCTACAG TGGTGGATCTGGTCTACTGGCGTGATGTGAAGACGTCGGGCGTGGTGTTCGGCgcctcgctgctgctgctcctgtcgCTTATGGCGTGCAGCATCGTGAGCGTCTGCTCCTACATCGGCCTGGCGCTGCTGTCTGTCACCATCTGCTTCAGGATATACAAGGGGATCCTGCAGGCCATCCAGAAGTCCGACGAGGGACACCCCTTCAA gCAGTACCTGGACCAGGATGTGGCTCTGTCCCAGGATCTGGTCCACAAGTACAGCGACGTGGTTCTGTCCAAACTCAACAAGACCATCAGTGAACTGAGGCGCCTGTTCCTGGTGGAGGACCTGGTGGACTCCATCAAG TTCGCTTTGCTGATGTGGATCCTGACCTACGTCGGTGCTTTGTTCAACGGGCTGACGGTTCTGATTCTGG GTCTGATCGGAGCGTTCAGCTGCCCAATCATCTACGAGAAGCACCAG GCCCAGATCGACCACTACCTGGCTCTGGTCGACAACCAGATCAAGGACATCGTTGGGAA GATCCAGGCGAAGGTTCCCGGCATGAAACGCAAAACGGAgtga
- the LOC137603350 gene encoding reticulon-4-like isoform X4: MQFPTDRWDSPLLVSQDNSKVSMDAFSKDMAPINQFDEDDDLMGKVKKNNNPFDGFSPLEDSGHPYFGDTKTSKMSDSPTPDLVQYGQTEEPQHTASSYLDEGKAFEKSKIAPESFLKADQQFSSVVKDDNDEEEEDSALPPSLPDILKSSPLNPDKIDSGSSEGSPEEQSPILERRMMESPNPPINLSANNPFAFDAKVSLLKEMTEEMEVKVADEAKEEDDKSFRAFDLVQEAKETPPTKIKQDEPIKIEQKDWFSSYDAPKPTEKLEPLDFKSNKPPVEDSDSESPTADSLSPVLEAMAKNPASFQVETVKNNLMIEMDEPDVAEEVSEHEVSSEEFEFIERPPRGVIDEFLEALDTSKFGAPKPPEIPLDDDLSFEKKDASPVSSGAKVDAPHQTSYHLLDETPPPPPQKSKAELEELHIRQPPPQEPSTHPPVKLEEAAAKNAEGGRLFKMPMVNVRAVVDLVYWRDVKTSGVVFGASLLLLLSLMACSIVSVCSYIGLALLSVTICFRIYKGILQAIQKSDEGHPFKQYLDQDVALSQDLVHKYSDVVLSKLNKTISELRRLFLVEDLVDSIKFALLMWILTYVGALFNGLTVLILGLIGAFSCPIIYEKHQAQIDHYLALVDNQIKDIVGKIQAKVPGMKRKTE, translated from the exons ATGCAGTTCCCTACAG ACCGCTGGGATTCACCTTTGCTAGTATCTCAAGACAACTCCAAGGTTTCCATGGATGCGTTCTCCAAGGACATGGCTCCAATCAACCAGTTTGATGAAGACGACGACCTGATGGGCAAggtgaagaagaacaacaacccGTTCGACGGCTTCTCCCCGCTGGAAGATAGCGGTCACCCCTATTTTGGAGACACAAAAACCTCAAAGATGTCCGATAGTCCAACTCCAGATCTGGTCCAGTATGGCCAAACCGAGGAACCCCAGCATACCGCGTCGTCTTACTTGGACGAGGGCAAAGCTTTTGAGAAGAGCAAGATCGCCCCTGAGTCCTTCCTGAAGGCAGACCAGCAGTTCTCGTCCGTTGTTAAAGACGATAatgacgaggaagaggaggactcTGCTCTGCCACCGTCGCTCCCAGACATACTCAAGTCTTCTCCGCTCAACCCTGACAAAATCGACTCTGGTTCCTCGGAGGGAAGCCCAGAGGAGCAGAGTCCCATCCTGGAGCGGAGGATGATGGAGTCGCCCAATCCGCCAATTAACCTGTCTGCTAACAATCCGTTTGCTTTTGATGCTAAAGTGTCGCTGCTGAAGGAAATGACCGAGGAAATGGAAGTGAAGGTGGCGGACGAAGCAAAGGAAGAAGACGATAAAAGCTTCAGGGCGTTCGATCTTGTTCAAGAGGCCAAAGAGACTCCACCCACCAAAATCAAACAAGACGAACCCATAAAGATTGAGCAGAAAGATTGGTTTTCCAGCTATGATGCTCCCAAACCGACGGAGAAGCTGGAACCACTCGACTTCAAGAGCAACAAGCCTCCCGTTGAGGACTCTGACTCTGAGTCGCCCACGGCGGACTCCCTGTCTCCGGTCCTGGAAGCCATGGCCAAGAATCCGGCCAGCTTCCAGGTGGAAACGGTGAAGAACAACCTGATGATAGAAATGGATGAGCCCGATGTGGCCGAGGAGGTCTCCGAGCACGAAGTCTCCTCGGAGGAGTTTGAGTTCATCGAGCGACCACCAAGGGGCGTGATCGATGAGTTCCTGGAGGCGTTGGACACCTCCAAGTTCGGCGCCCCCAAACCGCCGGAGATCCCACTGGACGATGACCTGAGCTTCGAGAAAAAAGATGCGTCTCCGGTTTCTTCTGGGGCGAAGGTAGACGCCCCCCACCAGACCTCCTACCACCTCCTGGACGAgactcccccacctcccccccagaAGAGCAAGGCCGAGTTGGAGGAGCTCCACATCAGACAGCCCCCACCCCAAGAACCGTCGACTCATCCCCCCGTCAAACTGGAGGAGGCGGCGGCTAAGAACGCAGAGGGAGGAAGACTGTTTAAGATGCCGATGGTGAACGTTAGAGCAG TGGTGGATCTGGTCTACTGGCGTGATGTGAAGACGTCGGGCGTGGTGTTCGGCgcctcgctgctgctgctcctgtcgCTTATGGCGTGCAGCATCGTGAGCGTCTGCTCCTACATCGGCCTGGCGCTGCTGTCTGTCACCATCTGCTTCAGGATATACAAGGGGATCCTGCAGGCCATCCAGAAGTCCGACGAGGGACACCCCTTCAA gCAGTACCTGGACCAGGATGTGGCTCTGTCCCAGGATCTGGTCCACAAGTACAGCGACGTGGTTCTGTCCAAACTCAACAAGACCATCAGTGAACTGAGGCGCCTGTTCCTGGTGGAGGACCTGGTGGACTCCATCAAG TTCGCTTTGCTGATGTGGATCCTGACCTACGTCGGTGCTTTGTTCAACGGGCTGACGGTTCTGATTCTGG GTCTGATCGGAGCGTTCAGCTGCCCAATCATCTACGAGAAGCACCAG GCCCAGATCGACCACTACCTGGCTCTGGTCGACAACCAGATCAAGGACATCGTTGGGAA GATCCAGGCGAAGGTTCCCGGCATGAAACGCAAAACGGAgtga
- the LOC137603350 gene encoding reticulon-4-like isoform X2, translating to MADGAEHEVSSTSLLAGEEVHHYQPEPEPDRFDKDLFTVDDIVDLIGGAQDALNRHMAEDSAPHGSPETPLADPVTILDPEPVPEPEPEPEPELETATPDTTDPVSIPEIPGLPETVAPVAPKAEPESSSISPRAAPEPEPAPESDALPPAEPRTRAAAPAEAAERPAVTDAPAAPASYVPPLPSSKAQPLPLMQFPTDRWDSPLLVSQDNSKVSMDAFSKDMAPINQFDEDDDLMGKVKKNNNPFDGFSPLEDSGHPYFGDTKTSKMSDSPTPDLVQYGQTEEPQHTASSYLDEGKAFEKSKIAPESFLKADQQFSSVVKDDNDEEEEDSALPPSLPDILKSSPLNPDKIDSGSSEGSPEEQSPILERRMMESPNPPINLSANNPFAFDAKVSLLKEMTEEMEVKVADEAKEEDDKSFRAFDLVQEAKETPPTKIKQDEPIKIEQKDWFSSYDAPKPTEKLEPLDFKSNKPPVEDSDSESPTADSLSPVLEAMAKNPASFQVETVKNNLMIEMDEPDVAEEVSEHEVSSEEFEFIERPPRGVIDEFLEALDTSKFGAPKPPEIPLDDDLSFEKKDASPVSSGAKVDAPHQTSYHLLDETPPPPPQKSKAELEELHIRQPPPQEPSTHPPVKLEEAAAKNAEGGRLFKMPMVNVRAVVDLVYWRDVKTSGVVFGASLLLLLSLMACSIVSVCSYIGLALLSVTICFRIYKGILQAIQKSDEGHPFKQYLDQDVALSQDLVHKYSDVVLSKLNKTISELRRLFLVEDLVDSIKFALLMWILTYVGALFNGLTVLILGLIGAFSCPIIYEKHQAQIDHYLALVDNQIKDIVGKIQAKVPGMKRKTE from the exons atggcAGACGGCGCCGAGCATGAAGTCTCCTCCACGTCCCTGTTGGCCGGCGAGGAGGTCCACCACTACCAGCCCGAACCGGAACCGGACCGTTTCGACAAGGACCTCTTCACCGTGGATGACATCGTGGACCTGATCGGCGGGGCTCAGGACGCCCTGAACCGGCACATGGCTGAGGACAGTGCGCCACATGGGTCCCCAGAAACTCCCCTAGCGGATCCAGTGACGATTCTAGACCCGGAACCGGTGCCAGAACCGGAACCGGAACCAGAGCCCGAACTGGAAACCGCGACCCCGGACACCACCGACCCCGTCTCCATCCCTGAGATCCCCGGTCTGCCTGAAACGGTCGCCCCGGTGGCCCCCAAAGCCGAGCCCGAGAGCTCCAGCATCTCCCCGCGGGCCGCCCCTGAGCCGGAACCCGCGCCGGAGAGCGACGCCCTCCCACCGGCGGAACCCCGGACGCGAGCCGCAGCCCCCGCAGAGGCAGCAGAGAGACCGGCGGTGACGGACGCACCAGCGGCTCCAGCATCGT atgttcctcctcttccttcttctaaAGCTCAGCCTCTTCCTCTGATGCAGTTCCCTACAG ACCGCTGGGATTCACCTTTGCTAGTATCTCAAGACAACTCCAAGGTTTCCATGGATGCGTTCTCCAAGGACATGGCTCCAATCAACCAGTTTGATGAAGACGACGACCTGATGGGCAAggtgaagaagaacaacaacccGTTCGACGGCTTCTCCCCGCTGGAAGATAGCGGTCACCCCTATTTTGGAGACACAAAAACCTCAAAGATGTCCGATAGTCCAACTCCAGATCTGGTCCAGTATGGCCAAACCGAGGAACCCCAGCATACCGCGTCGTCTTACTTGGACGAGGGCAAAGCTTTTGAGAAGAGCAAGATCGCCCCTGAGTCCTTCCTGAAGGCAGACCAGCAGTTCTCGTCCGTTGTTAAAGACGATAatgacgaggaagaggaggactcTGCTCTGCCACCGTCGCTCCCAGACATACTCAAGTCTTCTCCGCTCAACCCTGACAAAATCGACTCTGGTTCCTCGGAGGGAAGCCCAGAGGAGCAGAGTCCCATCCTGGAGCGGAGGATGATGGAGTCGCCCAATCCGCCAATTAACCTGTCTGCTAACAATCCGTTTGCTTTTGATGCTAAAGTGTCGCTGCTGAAGGAAATGACCGAGGAAATGGAAGTGAAGGTGGCGGACGAAGCAAAGGAAGAAGACGATAAAAGCTTCAGGGCGTTCGATCTTGTTCAAGAGGCCAAAGAGACTCCACCCACCAAAATCAAACAAGACGAACCCATAAAGATTGAGCAGAAAGATTGGTTTTCCAGCTATGATGCTCCCAAACCGACGGAGAAGCTGGAACCACTCGACTTCAAGAGCAACAAGCCTCCCGTTGAGGACTCTGACTCTGAGTCGCCCACGGCGGACTCCCTGTCTCCGGTCCTGGAAGCCATGGCCAAGAATCCGGCCAGCTTCCAGGTGGAAACGGTGAAGAACAACCTGATGATAGAAATGGATGAGCCCGATGTGGCCGAGGAGGTCTCCGAGCACGAAGTCTCCTCGGAGGAGTTTGAGTTCATCGAGCGACCACCAAGGGGCGTGATCGATGAGTTCCTGGAGGCGTTGGACACCTCCAAGTTCGGCGCCCCCAAACCGCCGGAGATCCCACTGGACGATGACCTGAGCTTCGAGAAAAAAGATGCGTCTCCGGTTTCTTCTGGGGCGAAGGTAGACGCCCCCCACCAGACCTCCTACCACCTCCTGGACGAgactcccccacctcccccccagaAGAGCAAGGCCGAGTTGGAGGAGCTCCACATCAGACAGCCCCCACCCCAAGAACCGTCGACTCATCCCCCCGTCAAACTGGAGGAGGCGGCGGCTAAGAACGCAGAGGGAGGAAGACTGTTTAAGATGCCGATGGTGAACGTTAGAGCAG TGGTGGATCTGGTCTACTGGCGTGATGTGAAGACGTCGGGCGTGGTGTTCGGCgcctcgctgctgctgctcctgtcgCTTATGGCGTGCAGCATCGTGAGCGTCTGCTCCTACATCGGCCTGGCGCTGCTGTCTGTCACCATCTGCTTCAGGATATACAAGGGGATCCTGCAGGCCATCCAGAAGTCCGACGAGGGACACCCCTTCAA gCAGTACCTGGACCAGGATGTGGCTCTGTCCCAGGATCTGGTCCACAAGTACAGCGACGTGGTTCTGTCCAAACTCAACAAGACCATCAGTGAACTGAGGCGCCTGTTCCTGGTGGAGGACCTGGTGGACTCCATCAAG TTCGCTTTGCTGATGTGGATCCTGACCTACGTCGGTGCTTTGTTCAACGGGCTGACGGTTCTGATTCTGG GTCTGATCGGAGCGTTCAGCTGCCCAATCATCTACGAGAAGCACCAG GCCCAGATCGACCACTACCTGGCTCTGGTCGACAACCAGATCAAGGACATCGTTGGGAA GATCCAGGCGAAGGTTCCCGGCATGAAACGCAAAACGGAgtga
- the LOC137603350 gene encoding reticulon-1-A-like isoform X9: protein MENHAGISCQDAQEPGPEAALWRRRVVDLVYWRDVKTSGVVFGASLLLLLSLMACSIVSVCSYIGLALLSVTICFRIYKGILQAIQKSDEGHPFKQYLDQDVALSQDLVHKYSDVVLSKLNKTISELRRLFLVEDLVDSIKFALLMWILTYVGALFNGLTVLILGLIGAFSCPIIYEKHQAQIDHYLALVDNQIKDIVGKIQAKVPGMKRKTE from the exons ATGGAGAACCACGCGGGCATCAGCTGTCAGGACGCGCAGGAGCCGGGGCCCGAGGCGGCGCTCTGGAGACGACGGG TGGTGGATCTGGTCTACTGGCGTGATGTGAAGACGTCGGGCGTGGTGTTCGGCgcctcgctgctgctgctcctgtcgCTTATGGCGTGCAGCATCGTGAGCGTCTGCTCCTACATCGGCCTGGCGCTGCTGTCTGTCACCATCTGCTTCAGGATATACAAGGGGATCCTGCAGGCCATCCAGAAGTCCGACGAGGGACACCCCTTCAA gCAGTACCTGGACCAGGATGTGGCTCTGTCCCAGGATCTGGTCCACAAGTACAGCGACGTGGTTCTGTCCAAACTCAACAAGACCATCAGTGAACTGAGGCGCCTGTTCCTGGTGGAGGACCTGGTGGACTCCATCAAG TTCGCTTTGCTGATGTGGATCCTGACCTACGTCGGTGCTTTGTTCAACGGGCTGACGGTTCTGATTCTGG GTCTGATCGGAGCGTTCAGCTGCCCAATCATCTACGAGAAGCACCAG GCCCAGATCGACCACTACCTGGCTCTGGTCGACAACCAGATCAAGGACATCGTTGGGAA GATCCAGGCGAAGGTTCCCGGCATGAAACGCAAAACGGAgtga
- the LOC137603350 gene encoding reticulon-4-like isoform X3: MVTGRRRCSEPRSWKLFRHFDVPPLPSSKAQPLPLMQFPTDRWDSPLLVSQDNSKVSMDAFSKDMAPINQFDEDDDLMGKVKKNNNPFDGFSPLEDSGHPYFGDTKTSKMSDSPTPDLVQYGQTEEPQHTASSYLDEGKAFEKSKIAPESFLKADQQFSSVVKDDNDEEEEDSALPPSLPDILKSSPLNPDKIDSGSSEGSPEEQSPILERRMMESPNPPINLSANNPFAFDAKVSLLKEMTEEMEVKVADEAKEEDDKSFRAFDLVQEAKETPPTKIKQDEPIKIEQKDWFSSYDAPKPTEKLEPLDFKSNKPPVEDSDSESPTADSLSPVLEAMAKNPASFQVETVKNNLMIEMDEPDVAEEVSEHEVSSEEFEFIERPPRGVIDEFLEALDTSKFGAPKPPEIPLDDDLSFEKKDASPVSSGAKVDAPHQTSYHLLDETPPPPPQKSKAELEELHIRQPPPQEPSTHPPVKLEEAAAKNAEGGRLFKMPMVNVRAVVDLVYWRDVKTSGVVFGASLLLLLSLMACSIVSVCSYIGLALLSVTICFRIYKGILQAIQKSDEGHPFKQYLDQDVALSQDLVHKYSDVVLSKLNKTISELRRLFLVEDLVDSIKFALLMWILTYVGALFNGLTVLILGLIGAFSCPIIYEKHQAQIDHYLALVDNQIKDIVGKIQAKVPGMKRKTE, translated from the exons ATGGTGACCGGGAGGAGACGGTGTTCCGAACCCCGGAGCTGGAAGCTGTTCCGCCATTTTG atgttcctcctcttccttcttctaaAGCTCAGCCTCTTCCTCTGATGCAGTTCCCTACAG ACCGCTGGGATTCACCTTTGCTAGTATCTCAAGACAACTCCAAGGTTTCCATGGATGCGTTCTCCAAGGACATGGCTCCAATCAACCAGTTTGATGAAGACGACGACCTGATGGGCAAggtgaagaagaacaacaacccGTTCGACGGCTTCTCCCCGCTGGAAGATAGCGGTCACCCCTATTTTGGAGACACAAAAACCTCAAAGATGTCCGATAGTCCAACTCCAGATCTGGTCCAGTATGGCCAAACCGAGGAACCCCAGCATACCGCGTCGTCTTACTTGGACGAGGGCAAAGCTTTTGAGAAGAGCAAGATCGCCCCTGAGTCCTTCCTGAAGGCAGACCAGCAGTTCTCGTCCGTTGTTAAAGACGATAatgacgaggaagaggaggactcTGCTCTGCCACCGTCGCTCCCAGACATACTCAAGTCTTCTCCGCTCAACCCTGACAAAATCGACTCTGGTTCCTCGGAGGGAAGCCCAGAGGAGCAGAGTCCCATCCTGGAGCGGAGGATGATGGAGTCGCCCAATCCGCCAATTAACCTGTCTGCTAACAATCCGTTTGCTTTTGATGCTAAAGTGTCGCTGCTGAAGGAAATGACCGAGGAAATGGAAGTGAAGGTGGCGGACGAAGCAAAGGAAGAAGACGATAAAAGCTTCAGGGCGTTCGATCTTGTTCAAGAGGCCAAAGAGACTCCACCCACCAAAATCAAACAAGACGAACCCATAAAGATTGAGCAGAAAGATTGGTTTTCCAGCTATGATGCTCCCAAACCGACGGAGAAGCTGGAACCACTCGACTTCAAGAGCAACAAGCCTCCCGTTGAGGACTCTGACTCTGAGTCGCCCACGGCGGACTCCCTGTCTCCGGTCCTGGAAGCCATGGCCAAGAATCCGGCCAGCTTCCAGGTGGAAACGGTGAAGAACAACCTGATGATAGAAATGGATGAGCCCGATGTGGCCGAGGAGGTCTCCGAGCACGAAGTCTCCTCGGAGGAGTTTGAGTTCATCGAGCGACCACCAAGGGGCGTGATCGATGAGTTCCTGGAGGCGTTGGACACCTCCAAGTTCGGCGCCCCCAAACCGCCGGAGATCCCACTGGACGATGACCTGAGCTTCGAGAAAAAAGATGCGTCTCCGGTTTCTTCTGGGGCGAAGGTAGACGCCCCCCACCAGACCTCCTACCACCTCCTGGACGAgactcccccacctcccccccagaAGAGCAAGGCCGAGTTGGAGGAGCTCCACATCAGACAGCCCCCACCCCAAGAACCGTCGACTCATCCCCCCGTCAAACTGGAGGAGGCGGCGGCTAAGAACGCAGAGGGAGGAAGACTGTTTAAGATGCCGATGGTGAACGTTAGAGCAG TGGTGGATCTGGTCTACTGGCGTGATGTGAAGACGTCGGGCGTGGTGTTCGGCgcctcgctgctgctgctcctgtcgCTTATGGCGTGCAGCATCGTGAGCGTCTGCTCCTACATCGGCCTGGCGCTGCTGTCTGTCACCATCTGCTTCAGGATATACAAGGGGATCCTGCAGGCCATCCAGAAGTCCGACGAGGGACACCCCTTCAA gCAGTACCTGGACCAGGATGTGGCTCTGTCCCAGGATCTGGTCCACAAGTACAGCGACGTGGTTCTGTCCAAACTCAACAAGACCATCAGTGAACTGAGGCGCCTGTTCCTGGTGGAGGACCTGGTGGACTCCATCAAG TTCGCTTTGCTGATGTGGATCCTGACCTACGTCGGTGCTTTGTTCAACGGGCTGACGGTTCTGATTCTGG GTCTGATCGGAGCGTTCAGCTGCCCAATCATCTACGAGAAGCACCAG GCCCAGATCGACCACTACCTGGCTCTGGTCGACAACCAGATCAAGGACATCGTTGGGAA GATCCAGGCGAAGGTTCCCGGCATGAAACGCAAAACGGAgtga